Part of the Paenibacillus sp. YPG26 genome, TCAACATCTCATTCGATGTCTCAGCGGCGACTTTTATAATATATCATGCTTGCTAGCTATCAGTCAAGAACTTTTTTTGATTTCATGTAAGATGATCATTCATCTATAAGTTCGTGCCCTTTTAGCAGCGAGTTATAATTTATCATAGACCTCGTACCTACGTCAACCACTATTACAAAAATCCGTCTCCCCCATAGACTAACTTAGTTAGCCCAATAACGGATTTGTCTCATAGCCGCACTGCTCTGGTGACCTGAAGGCGTCTCTCTTACTAAAGAACGATAAACCAGCTTTCTTAATACCATTGGCAGTTCTTCACGCACAAGCACGAGATCGGGATGCTTTAGCAGCTCCTGAATGGTCCACGGCTCGTGTCTGCTGCTTAAAATTTTGAGTAAAAACTTGCAGCAATCGGCCATCTTGGACATTACAGAGAACTCACAGGCTAGTAGAACGAGCTGCACCCTTTGCTCCAAGGTCTCTTTGCTCTCGGTTAATTCCTCATAGAGCTTGTACACCACAGAACCCAGATGACTGATCTGCTCCCATACCCGCTGACCGGGATGGACTCCCTTCTCGATCAGTTCAATACAAGCATAGTGATACAATGCGTCTGCCACACTTCGATATGCATCCATGAAATGTCCATCTTGACTATACCTTTTGGCTTCTAGATACCTGCGAAGAAATCTGGAGAACTCTTTGAATATATGCTGCTCTCGCAATGTCTGCTCCAGCTCAATGATCTGTGAACGCAGACTAATCACTCTCCTTTGCACATCCCAGAGGATCTCACCATCCAAGAAACACCTGATAATCTCATGATGCTCCCCGCCGGCAATCCAGTCTAGCAGATCCTCACTGCTGATGTACATAATCTGGTACTTCAAGTTACCCTTGATACAATGATCCACCTGCCTTCTTAACCCACCACCACTGCAGATAACCATGATCAGAAGCTCAAAGTCATGCAGAAGGGAACCATGAAATCCTCCGCCGGAATGTCGGTAACCGATGGCGCCTATCGCATGTTGTCCTACCGTTTGCTCATTCACTATAGAAAAAAAGGTAGATTCCACAGCAACCTCCAACCTTGGCGAGCTCTCGCCGATTCGATATAATATAGTTCTACACGATAATGGAGTTTCCTTCTTCCGTGATAAAAAGTGAATCCTAATCCATTTAGAATTGAGGGTATTTAATCATGTTGTTCAAATCAAGCAAAATTAATGAGTTCCGGCTCTGGGGGCTGCTGCTCACCATGCTCGGTATGGGACTGATGGTTCTAGGGACGGCCGGCATCGTATTCTGGGGCCAATCTGGCAGGATTGTGGCCGCAATCGGCCTGGTGGTGGGTCTGATCAGTATGATGGGAAGTCTCGGGATCTATTTTTGGGCAGGAATGCTCTCTACCACAGCGGTTCAGCTTGAATGCCCGGAATGCCATAAGCTTACGAAAATGTTAGGAAAGACGGACAGATGCATGTTCTGCAAAACGATTCTTACTCTGGATCCTTCCAAGGCAACCATTACAGCTGATGAAATCGAGCTCCAACAATCAGAAGCCGCCCAGAATATTAAAATGAATTGAATACCAGTGACCCATTACTTTCACGCTCTATAAAAAAGGGACAGGCTGCAGCAGCGCAGACCTGTCCTTTATTTTGAGAATATAATCTATAATTGCTGGTTACTTCACAATTTTCTTCAATACTTGCCATGCCTCCGGAGAGGCAAAACCACGTGTCCATGACGCAACACCCGCCAAGTTCAGCTCTGCGGCAAGCTCAACCCGCTGTCTAAGCGAGAAGGCATCCTCCAGCCAAATTTTCTTCAGTATACCGTTCTCCCTGTACTCCACATAATTCTGGCCGGAAGCCTCATCGAGCGTTGGAGTTAGGTTAAATTGCTTCACAATATCCTGAGCCTTCTTCATTCCGATTGCTTTGGAGCTAACGCTGGTCTTGCCATTCTTCGTCTCCTCACTCCATACCCGGGTATAGAGAGGCACGCTCAATATTAGCTTCCCAGCAGGAACTTCATCTTCCTCTAGCAGGCGGTTCACAGCCGTGCGGGTCCAAGGAAGCGAAGCTACAGAACCGGCCACTGGACTTGCCGCCCAATGCTCATCGTAAGCCATCAGCATCATGTAGTCGACCATCTGGCTCAGCGCCTTCCTGTCCAGAAATACGGACCACATCTCACTAT contains:
- a CDS encoding nucleotidyltransferase-like protein, which produces MESTFFSIVNEQTVGQHAIGAIGYRHSGGGFHGSLLHDFELLIMVICSGGGLRRQVDHCIKGNLKYQIMYISSEDLLDWIAGGEHHEIIRCFLDGEILWDVQRRVISLRSQIIELEQTLREQHIFKEFSRFLRRYLEAKRYSQDGHFMDAYRSVADALYHYACIELIEKGVHPGQRVWEQISHLGSVVYKLYEELTESKETLEQRVQLVLLACEFSVMSKMADCCKFLLKILSSRHEPWTIQELLKHPDLVLVREELPMVLRKLVYRSLVRETPSGHQSSAAMRQIRYWAN
- a CDS encoding DUF2614 family zinc ribbon-containing protein encodes the protein MLFKSSKINEFRLWGLLLTMLGMGLMVLGTAGIVFWGQSGRIVAAIGLVVGLISMMGSLGIYFWAGMLSTTAVQLECPECHKLTKMLGKTDRCMFCKTILTLDPSKATITADEIELQQSEAAQNIKMN